Part of the Catalinimonas alkaloidigena genome is shown below.
CCCCACTGTGGTAATGGCAACAAACAACTTAGCAGGATCAGACCGGGAATAGATGGTGTAAGAAATACAGGAAAGTACAGTAAAAGCAATAACATAAGTCTCATAACGAGGTTGAACCCTATATTCTGATTCGGCAATCTTTTTTTTGTATTGCTTAATAAAAGGATCAACAATGAGAAATACGACCGAAAATAAAAACAGTACCCTCAGAGGCTGCAAATCAAATGCGCCACCTACACTGATTTTCAATCCTTCCATGTTGGCTACGTCTCCGACAAATAGCCAAAAACATACTAAGAATGTGAGTAAAGGATATTCTGGCTTAGCTTTTTTGACAAAAAAAATTGACAGGCAAAAGCTTAATGCCATATAAATATAAAAGTAAGATGCCATTTTGTATTAACTTACCAAATACTAGTGATTATTTGTACCAAATTTAAACATTTAAAGTTTAAATAGAAATTTAAACATAAAATATATAATAAAATTTAATTATTTATTGTTATGTAATAAAATAGGATTTTTTTACTTTTGTATAGTACCATTACTTTAGCAAAATTCATGAAAGTTTTAACAATTACAGATTCTTTTCATACCGGAGGCAAAGAAAGAAGGTTAATTGAACTCCTGAAAGGGCTGATCAAAAGAAATATTGAGTGTGAATTGATCGTACTGTCAGATGTAGTTCAGTATGAAGAGTTATATGACCTGGGCATACCGATACATTTTTTGAAAAGGACTTATAAAAAGGACATAAGTATTTTTAAAAAAATCTATAGCATAATAAAAAAATCAGATCCTGATATCGTACAGAGTTGGGCAACAATGGCTTCAATCTACGTTACTCCCATTGTAAAACTCCTTAATATCAAATTTGTAAATGCGACTATCGCAGATGCCCCAAGTCATAAAAGTTTTTTTGATCAAAGCATGCTCAGAAAAAAAGTGACATTCCCTTTTTCTCATGCCATTGTTGGTAACTCAATGGCAGGCTTAAAAGCCTATAATGCTCCATTGACTAAAAGTTATGCATTCCATAATGGCTTTGATTTAAGAAGGATAGGGAATCTAATACCAAAAGAAGATATTAGACAAAAGTTTAATATCAAAACAAAGTTTGTTGTAGGAATGGTTGGTAAATTTGAAGATCGCAAAGACTACACGACGTATATTAATGCAGCAGTTAAAATTGTTCAGGAAAGAAATGACATCACATTTTTGGCAATAGGAGACGGTAATAACTTGAAAAATACCCAAAAATTGGTAGATGAAAAATTAAGAGATAGAATTATTTTTACGGGCAGGCAAACAAAGGTGGAATCGATTATTAACCTGTTTGACATTGGTGTACTTACCACTAATGATAAATTGCATGGAGAAGGTATTTCTAATGCTATCCTTGAGTATATGGTTCTTGCGAAGCCTGTGGTTGCAAGTAAAGGAGGAGGAACGTCTGAAATAATAGAAGATCAAAAAACAGGTTTCATCATCCGACCTTATGATGTTGAAGAATTAGTAAGAAAAATAGCTCTTTTAATTGAAGATGAAACACTTAGATTAAAGATGGGAGAGGCTAGCGCTCAAAGAATTCATGAGCATTTCAGTTTAGAAAAAATGACTGATTCTTATCTTAATTTATATAAATCATTAGTCAAAGTGCATGCTTGATGAATATTTTTTGAACAGTTATGTATGACATAATTATTTAATCTGATATAACATGTGCTTTGATTATAACTATTAGAGGTTATTCTTAATTCTTTTATAGAGACATGCACCGCTCCGGAAGGGGGTAATCTCTGTTTGAGAATCATGTATACTCAAATAACCTGTTCTGATTTGTATTTGAACCAATAAATTATTTAAGCAAACCATACTTTATTTTTATG
Proteins encoded:
- a CDS encoding glycosyltransferase; amino-acid sequence: MKVLTITDSFHTGGKERRLIELLKGLIKRNIECELIVLSDVVQYEELYDLGIPIHFLKRTYKKDISIFKKIYSIIKKSDPDIVQSWATMASIYVTPIVKLLNIKFVNATIADAPSHKSFFDQSMLRKKVTFPFSHAIVGNSMAGLKAYNAPLTKSYAFHNGFDLRRIGNLIPKEDIRQKFNIKTKFVVGMVGKFEDRKDYTTYINAAVKIVQERNDITFLAIGDGNNLKNTQKLVDEKLRDRIIFTGRQTKVESIINLFDIGVLTTNDKLHGEGISNAILEYMVLAKPVVASKGGGTSEIIEDQKTGFIIRPYDVEELVRKIALLIEDETLRLKMGEASAQRIHEHFSLEKMTDSYLNLYKSLVKVHA